One genomic region from Candidatus Poribacteria bacterium encodes:
- a CDS encoding tetratricopeptide repeat-containing serine protease family protein, with protein sequence MGYPDGGEGTVRKNPVSEKSNDSFLLLGLPLETIGGPVLNSQGKVIAVVGITDILKSKHIGSKSVEELLEKSKSGTVEPLSQWQKRKPIRLVAIGQFAQKKGRHATVRLIRANGKKRIELGDELGSGFFIAPDKIVTNIHCVADATKIQAKLFGTETFYDIEGVTAFDPKKDLVILKVARKGPKHLSLGDVQIGELIAAVGNPLYSENSETIQKTIAESFGKNVEEGKITNGTVHSIRKSDELIRLTAELLPGNSGGPILSSKGKVIGIAVGGLSSGDIGFAIPSSALEELFTNSEPTQFLELAKWQEKPEIRAYAYRFYQAQELISSALRAEEENKKHLYYKKAIEVLDEAIRLYPRDWQSCYLRGDVKTELGQYQEAIDDFDKVIELIPDGAFAYIARGNAKQDFGYYEGAIADYSKAIQFIPDYAAAYNNRGWATYLWAKDREKVEGKNEIVKSLYYAAIEDYKKTRELSPDHRQASNNLKLAEEALTGETQ encoded by the coding sequence TTGGGTTACCCTGATGGTGGTGAAGGCACAGTTAGGAAGAATCCTGTATCTGAAAAATCTAACGACAGTTTCCTACTCTTGGGACTTCCTCTGGAAACTATTGGCGGGCCAGTGCTAAACAGTCAGGGTAAGGTCATAGCAGTTGTTGGTATAACAGACATCCTCAAATCGAAACACATTGGTTCAAAGAGCGTGGAAGAATTACTCGAAAAGTCAAAATCAGGGACAGTGGAACCCTTGTCACAGTGGCAGAAAAGAAAACCGATACGTTTGGTTGCAATCGGACAATTTGCCCAAAAGAAGGGAAGACATGCTACAGTGCGCCTGATTAGGGCAAATGGCAAGAAGCGAATTGAACTTGGAGATGAGTTAGGGAGCGGTTTCTTTATAGCACCCGACAAAATTGTAACTAACATCCATTGTGTTGCAGATGCCACAAAAATTCAGGCGAAACTGTTTGGGACGGAAACCTTTTATGATATTGAAGGAGTTACTGCATTCGATCCGAAGAAAGATCTAGTTATCTTAAAAGTCGCTAGAAAGGGACCAAAACATCTTTCCCTTGGTGACGTTCAGATAGGAGAACTGATTGCTGCTGTAGGCAACCCTCTCTATTCAGAAAATTCAGAAACGATCCAAAAAACCATCGCAGAATCTTTTGGGAAAAACGTGGAAGAAGGCAAGATCACGAATGGCACCGTACATAGCATCCGCAAGAGCGACGAATTAATTCGACTGACAGCCGAACTTTTACCGGGGAACAGTGGAGGTCCCATACTGAGTAGTAAAGGCAAAGTTATTGGGATCGCTGTCGGTGGACTTAGCTCAGGCGATATTGGTTTCGCTATACCTTCAAGTGCCCTTGAGGAATTATTCACAAACTCTGAACCCACGCAGTTTTTGGAACTGGCGAAATGGCAAGAAAAACCCGAGATTCGAGCTTATGCTTATCGTTTCTATCAGGCACAGGAACTAATTAGCAGTGCTCTACGTGCAGAGGAAGAAAATAAGAAGCACTTGTACTACAAAAAAGCGATTGAAGTATTAGATGAAGCTATTAGACTATACCCAAGAGATTGGCAAAGTTGCTACTTGCGAGGCGATGTCAAAACTGAACTTGGTCAATATCAAGAGGCGATTGATGACTTTGATAAAGTTATTGAGTTAATTCCAGATGGTGCTTTTGCTTATATCGCCCGAGGTAATGCAAAACAAGATTTTGGTTATTACGAGGGGGCCATAGCGGACTATAGTAAAGCTATTCAGTTTATTCCTGATTATGCTGCTGCTTACAACAATAGGGGATGGGCGACTTATCTCTGGGCTAAGGATCGGGAAAAAGTAGAGGGGAAAAATGAAATAGTGAAGAGTCTCTATTACGCAGCAATTGAAGACTATAAGAAAACTCGTGAGTTAAGCCCTGACCATAGACAAGCCTCCAACAATCTAAAACTTGCGGAAGAAGCTCTGACGGGTGAAACGCAATAA
- a CDS encoding serine protease, giving the protein MNKKILVLILVLVLMVFGKQGVSQGQKAPIDMDSSISDSLSTAEIRQVVIPSLVWIHSKNSSGSGVLLDKGQKLVCTNVHITDGNNTVKVFFPAYDLEGVLIREKDFYTKMDNRNALQKFGYLTNGRVVAEDLKTDVAIVSLAGLPKTAEQIKWSREYDYSLLEPGKSPVHLFGHPGNRDLLWQWDPGFFQQYHESFGSLLLDARAWYGNSGGPIVDATGKLIGLVKAISHQSSSTYAVPIPAIVDLKDKLEELSIFSIENDTEFTVNYEIKWIISEALESYSLEPGAEPKIHYRSSFDMPEIRYKDGTKKQSDKIPKDEKELEDTTPPSKDTGIGTEHVHLLNCKYKYFDPSDKKRIKTEDSYQYRFEYDSQQKKLDLREPRRTFWVKNTTENPVEYTIWWASSREIMREEFHTLQPSKKQPHWWKELSEDIPTGYPLIEFSTPISGLKDVEDPAKIVRLLIEPKLQFFSIGSEAADYITDVAEQINVKIEENNYHFKFEEESELQLKFYKTGNNSSVPERTPNFISDNLVTLLIAIAGLVLAVGLILIRQFYFPQRPIFSIQNETHVPMEYQVKWEENDDWDTADPLEPGEDSIEWYDTSPKKIPQAYPKVRFDSIVDDKQETQEYTVEIRVLRFSPKTEKKINRKEISREDARQYHFVHDSGTQALKLVDSEIKNE; this is encoded by the coding sequence ATGAATAAGAAAATCCTGGTGTTAATTCTGGTACTGGTCTTAATGGTCTTTGGGAAGCAGGGTGTCAGCCAAGGTCAGAAAGCACCAATAGATATGGATTCGTCTATTTCCGATTCATTGAGCACAGCAGAGATCCGGCAAGTGGTGATCCCATCCTTGGTTTGGATTCATAGTAAGAATTCTTCAGGTAGTGGGGTGCTGCTTGACAAGGGGCAAAAGTTAGTCTGTACTAACGTCCATATTACAGATGGCAATAATACGGTAAAAGTGTTTTTTCCCGCATACGATTTAGAAGGAGTGTTGATTCGAGAAAAAGATTTCTATACTAAGATGGATAATCGCAATGCTTTACAAAAGTTTGGTTATCTTACCAATGGACGCGTCGTTGCGGAAGACTTAAAAACAGACGTGGCAATAGTTTCCCTTGCGGGACTCCCAAAAACAGCGGAGCAGATTAAGTGGAGTCGGGAATATGACTATTCTCTTCTAGAACCAGGGAAAAGTCCGGTTCATCTCTTTGGACATCCAGGGAACCGTGATCTTCTATGGCAGTGGGATCCAGGATTTTTCCAACAATACCATGAATCTTTTGGTAGTTTGCTCCTCGATGCTCGCGCATGGTACGGCAACAGCGGAGGCCCGATAGTTGATGCGACAGGAAAATTAATAGGGCTCGTTAAAGCTATTTCTCATCAAAGCAGTAGCACGTACGCCGTTCCTATACCGGCAATAGTTGATTTGAAGGATAAATTAGAAGAGCTATCCATTTTCTCAATAGAAAATGACACTGAGTTTACTGTCAATTACGAAATCAAATGGATTATAAGCGAAGCTTTGGAGTCATATTCTCTTGAGCCAGGTGCTGAACCCAAAATTCACTATCGATCGTCGTTTGATATGCCTGAAATTCGGTATAAAGATGGCACCAAGAAGCAAAGTGATAAGATACCTAAAGATGAAAAAGAACTGGAGGATACGACACCCCCCTCAAAGGACACAGGCATTGGAACAGAGCATGTCCATCTACTAAACTGTAAGTATAAATACTTTGATCCTTCTGACAAGAAGCGCATTAAAACTGAGGATAGTTACCAGTACCGTTTCGAGTACGACTCACAACAAAAGAAACTCGATCTACGCGAACCGAGACGGACTTTCTGGGTTAAAAATACTACTGAGAATCCTGTCGAATACACAATCTGGTGGGCTTCCTCACGTGAAATTATGAGGGAGGAATTTCATACCCTTCAACCTTCTAAAAAACAACCTCATTGGTGGAAAGAACTTTCAGAAGATATACCAACTGGTTATCCGCTTATTGAGTTTAGCACTCCGATTTCCGGTTTAAAGGATGTTGAAGATCCCGCAAAAATTGTGAGACTGTTAATAGAACCCAAACTACAGTTCTTCAGTATTGGTAGCGAAGCAGCTGATTACATTACAGATGTGGCAGAACAAATCAATGTTAAAATAGAGGAGAACAATTACCACTTTAAATTTGAAGAAGAATCAGAGCTGCAACTCAAATTTTATAAGACTGGTAATAATAGCTCAGTCCCTGAAAGAACTCCAAATTTCATCAGTGATAATCTAGTTACTTTGCTAATCGCTATTGCTGGACTCGTTTTGGCTGTTGGACTTATACTTATTAGGCAATTTTATTTTCCACAACGACCGATATTCTCGATTCAAAATGAAACTCATGTTCCTATGGAGTATCAAGTCAAATGGGAGGAAAACGATGATTGGGATACTGCAGATCCTCTTGAACCAGGCGAAGATTCTATTGAATGGTATGATACATCTCCCAAAAAAATCCCCCAGGCTTACCCTAAAGTCCGCTTCGATTCTATTGTTGACGATAAGCAGGAGACTCAGGAATACACTGTGGAAATCCGGGTACTGCGTTTTAGTCCTAAAACTGAAAAGAAAATCAACCGTAAGGAAATTAGCCGAGAAGATGCCCGCCAATACCACTTCGTTCATGACTCGGGAACACAGGCTCTTAAACTTGTCGATTCGGAGATAAAAAATGAATAG
- a CDS encoding M28 family metallopeptidase, with product MNRGDELLTLVQSEALEARVVALQENIAPGRNLRAYRTRSAHHREATDNIVRYIRSEFSRSPRLKVSEQVFGGIRNVTAVLPARSTSSSNRIFIICAHYDSQAERDPNWNPLASTAPGANDNGTGVAALLEIAYLLSRYEYNHELRFVALGGEELGFLGSRHYVREASVIGKSDENDTAPVPENIVGVFNLDMFGFNWKSDLVEIVTNNDSAWIGRALIIANTWYNIGLKIRRTQDEFVDISSHKPFWDAGYNAVTLTESSTPWRDSQNYDANPFYHTSNDTADKVNFGLVRKVTQLVLVTVDSLLTAMFEATREIPQVTLELPPTTKESKLEIKGTFHSSFPIDIIAHPSQIVATLDRETRTYTATVPLHPGENTLRVTARYPLGATSVAQSVILTEPFAWRDVIVFPNPARSDGLTEFRVSANVDMTDMRVHIYDSGGNLIKRIEGVADRLDQRIWRTWWNQQTSYGLAVSPGVYVCHISFVSKGETYTYLEKLAIFR from the coding sequence TTGAACCGTGGTGACGAACTGCTCACGCTCGTGCAATCCGAGGCACTTGAGGCGCGGGTAGTGGCATTGCAGGAAAACATTGCTCCAGGACGTAACTTGCGCGCCTACCGCACACGCAGCGCACACCATCGAGAAGCGACCGATAACATCGTCCGTTACATTAGGAGTGAGTTTAGCCGTTCGCCACGCTTGAAAGTCAGTGAACAAGTTTTTGGGGGCATCAGAAATGTGACGGCTGTTCTACCCGCGCGGTCAACTTCGTCCAGCAATCGTATTTTTATCATTTGCGCACATTATGACTCGCAAGCCGAACGTGATCCGAATTGGAATCCATTAGCTTCCACCGCACCCGGGGCAAACGATAACGGAACTGGTGTCGCCGCTCTGTTAGAAATTGCCTACCTTCTAAGCCGTTATGAATACAACCACGAATTGAGATTCGTTGCATTGGGGGGCGAGGAACTCGGTTTTCTCGGCAGCCGTCACTATGTTCGAGAGGCTTCCGTTATAGGCAAGAGTGATGAGAACGACACCGCTCCTGTTCCCGAAAACATCGTCGGGGTTTTTAACTTAGATATGTTCGGTTTCAATTGGAAAAGTGATCTCGTTGAAATCGTTACGAATAACGATTCTGCATGGATAGGTCGTGCTCTCATAATTGCGAATACGTGGTATAACATCGGTTTGAAGATTCGTCGAACCCAAGACGAATTCGTTGATATTTCCTCACACAAACCCTTTTGGGATGCTGGCTACAACGCCGTTACTTTAACGGAAAGCTCAACACCGTGGCGAGATTCTCAAAATTACGATGCCAATCCTTTCTATCACACATCTAATGATACGGCTGATAAGGTTAACTTCGGTTTAGTGAGAAAGGTAACACAACTTGTGCTTGTTACAGTAGACAGTCTCCTCACGGCCATGTTTGAAGCAACACGGGAGATTCCACAAGTGACATTAGAACTTCCGCCAACCACGAAAGAGAGTAAGTTAGAAATCAAGGGAACGTTTCATTCAAGTTTTCCGATTGACATCATTGCCCATCCGAGTCAAATAGTAGCAACCTTGGATCGAGAAACGCGAACTTACACAGCAACGGTGCCATTACATCCTGGAGAGAACACCCTCCGTGTGACAGCACGCTATCCACTTGGTGCGACTTCAGTCGCACAATCGGTTATTTTGACAGAACCGTTCGCTTGGAGAGATGTAATTGTGTTTCCTAATCCAGCACGTTCAGACGGTTTAACCGAATTCCGCGTCTCTGCAAACGTGGACATGACAGACATGCGGGTACACATTTATGATTCGGGTGGGAACTTGATAAAGCGAATTGAAGGCGTTGCTGACAGACTGGATCAACGTATCTGGCGGACATGGTGGAATCAGCAAACTTCTTATGGGTTAGCGGTATCGCCGGGTGTGTATGTCTGCCACATTTCGTTTGTTTCAAAAGGAGAGACATATACCTATTTGGAGAAATTGGCGATTTTTCGGTGA
- a CDS encoding 50S ribosome-binding GTPase translates to MPANLPPTYYKLKHQHEAAKTDEERLGLLEEMLRIIPKHKGSEKVVSDLRRRIARYKKDPSEKGGKGSGKRSHSEHIPKQGAGQIVLFGPPNAGKSHILANFTNAKPEVSPTPYTTTIPTVGMLQYENIQFQIIDTPSIMLDFVSSTVLTLTRNADLVLPVVSLASDNLLDDLDMVVAFLDEADCDTLDAKPVIVANQLDATGAEERLEILKEFYGEAFQIYPISAETGVGKDALLPEIYSALDILRVYLKAPGKAVERDDPIVLPTGSTILDAAIGLHKDFAEFKFARIWGPQWHDGQSVSRNDVVYDGDVVEFHL, encoded by the coding sequence ATGCCAGCAAATCTGCCCCCGACCTACTATAAACTCAAACACCAACACGAAGCCGCCAAAACTGATGAAGAGCGGCTGGGCCTGTTAGAAGAGATGTTACGGATCATCCCGAAACACAAGGGTTCAGAAAAGGTGGTTTCCGATCTTCGTCGTCGTATCGCAAGATATAAAAAGGATCCTTCGGAAAAAGGTGGCAAGGGATCCGGCAAAAGAAGCCATAGTGAGCATATCCCAAAGCAGGGTGCTGGACAGATAGTCCTCTTCGGACCCCCAAACGCTGGCAAGTCACACATACTCGCAAACTTCACCAACGCCAAACCCGAAGTTTCACCGACTCCCTACACGACGACTATCCCCACAGTTGGAATGCTGCAATACGAAAATATCCAATTCCAGATCATTGACACACCGTCTATCATGTTAGACTTCGTTTCGTCAACAGTATTGACGCTCACCCGTAACGCCGACCTTGTCTTGCCGGTCGTAAGTCTCGCAAGCGATAATCTATTGGACGATCTTGATATGGTAGTAGCGTTTCTTGACGAAGCAGACTGCGACACGTTGGATGCTAAACCCGTCATTGTTGCGAATCAATTGGATGCGACAGGAGCAGAGGAGAGACTGGAAATTCTCAAAGAATTCTATGGTGAAGCGTTTCAGATCTATCCAATCTCTGCCGAAACCGGTGTCGGCAAAGATGCCTTATTGCCAGAAATCTATAGCGCATTGGACATTTTGCGTGTCTACCTCAAGGCACCCGGTAAAGCGGTAGAACGTGACGACCCGATTGTGCTTCCCACCGGTTCGACCATCCTTGATGCCGCCATTGGTTTACACAAAGACTTTGCTGAATTCAAGTTCGCACGGATCTGGGGTCCCCAATGGCACGACGGACAATCTGTCAGTCGTAATGATGTCGTTTACGATGGCGATGTGGTTGAATTTCACTTGTAG
- a CDS encoding VWA domain-containing protein — protein sequence MLRRKRTSPYLIYSLLIHAILLLVLWWAVPKQVPLVPFHDDIEVAITHVERPPLPVKPVTFVEPAAPSVVPKEEPPLPPKPKAGLWEMETQRPADTPKTETRKQGGLANARQIGDGLSPVVGKPVNYGTESLVKVNSPNQPKVDLPATPKTDYVSPQGDTSPVVLDADGALALKSASPTVNTPKIHYGSERGDALRATSMGNSWGGGGSAGGSIGGVFVYMMKDLARTLASASVTEKIDVIFVLDETASMTDNIRGIRAYVDFLFEAFAREGRDATFGLVTFTDRVQKHGHTDDLGTFKNWLFDVGVDGGGDIAEAGLDGLMTAVTEAKFRKGAQRFIVLASDGAFHDADYDGRSAYSLDQVIETLQNAQIRVDVIGIDYLPIRQIALATGGTWRAIPGRGYLEYVPPLTLTVKLFSKLGTLNFENGQMDDKITVYINNPPRPKELTLTWKVLNPLGERCYGPFTEKKTIPDDGSTEIELRPVIDPTIFEAMPGVYTIIYRLENEQGHQSILRRTLTF from the coding sequence ATGTTAAGACGAAAGAGGACATCTCCATACCTCATATACTCACTCCTTATTCATGCCATACTCTTGTTGGTCTTATGGTGGGCAGTTCCGAAGCAGGTGCCACTGGTCCCCTTCCATGATGATATAGAGGTTGCGATAACGCATGTCGAGCGACCACCGCTACCGGTTAAGCCAGTGACTTTTGTTGAACCTGCTGCCCCAAGTGTCGTACCAAAAGAGGAACCCCCACTACCGCCGAAACCGAAAGCAGGCTTGTGGGAGATGGAGACGCAACGTCCAGCAGATACTCCAAAGACTGAAACACGCAAACAAGGAGGTCTCGCTAACGCGCGGCAAATCGGGGATGGACTATCTCCTGTAGTGGGAAAACCTGTTAATTACGGGACTGAAAGTCTTGTGAAGGTGAATTCGCCGAATCAGCCAAAGGTTGATTTACCCGCCACACCAAAAACAGACTATGTATCGCCACAAGGGGATACAAGCCCGGTCGTTTTAGATGCCGATGGTGCTTTAGCTTTAAAGAGTGCATCGCCAACAGTTAACACACCGAAAATTCACTACGGTAGTGAACGCGGTGACGCGCTCCGTGCTACCAGTATGGGCAATTCTTGGGGAGGCGGTGGTTCTGCTGGAGGTAGTATAGGAGGGGTCTTTGTCTACATGATGAAGGACCTTGCCCGAACGCTTGCCTCAGCGAGTGTGACGGAAAAAATTGATGTTATCTTCGTTCTTGATGAAACAGCAAGTATGACGGACAACATCCGCGGTATCCGTGCCTATGTTGATTTTCTCTTTGAGGCGTTTGCGCGGGAAGGCCGCGATGCTACCTTCGGATTGGTGACTTTCACAGATAGAGTCCAAAAGCATGGACACACTGACGATCTCGGGACCTTCAAAAACTGGCTTTTTGACGTAGGTGTTGATGGCGGTGGAGATATCGCTGAGGCAGGCTTAGACGGACTTATGACCGCGGTAACAGAGGCTAAATTCCGAAAGGGTGCACAACGCTTCATTGTCCTCGCCAGCGATGGGGCATTTCACGATGCTGATTACGACGGAAGGTCGGCTTATAGTTTGGATCAAGTTATTGAAACCTTACAAAACGCACAGATCCGCGTTGATGTTATAGGCATCGACTATCTACCCATCCGCCAGATAGCCCTTGCGACGGGTGGCACGTGGCGCGCCATTCCCGGCAGAGGATATTTGGAGTACGTCCCACCGTTAACCCTCACTGTGAAGTTGTTCTCCAAATTGGGGACGCTCAATTTTGAAAACGGACAGATGGACGATAAGATTACCGTCTATATCAATAATCCACCGCGTCCCAAAGAACTCACCTTGACATGGAAAGTGCTCAACCCTTTAGGAGAAAGGTGTTACGGTCCTTTCACAGAGAAGAAAACTATTCCAGATGATGGTTCAACGGAGATAGAATTGAGACCCGTGATCGACCCTACAATCTTTGAAGCCATGCCAGGGGTTTATACGATCATCTATCGGCTTGAGAATGAACAAGGCCATCAGAGCATTTTGCGGCGGACATTGACGTTCTAA
- a CDS encoding amidohydrolase, whose translation MKDLIFEQCHRHFNDIVAIRRDIHQYPELGFDVHRTAGIAADALQALSIPVKTGIGRTGVVGDLEVPGASKRIALRADMDALPIQELTDVPYKSKIDGKAHLCGHDAHTAMLIGTARILSELQSNLKTHIRFVFQPSEEALPGGAPAMIADGALEDVDEIYGIHVFPLYSVGEYATCPGPMLAQSDTFKITLTGRGGHAAFPHLTVDPIVIGTQFVTALQSIIARNVNPLDSAVVSVTQFHGGDANLQNGLTGAALNVIPPSVLIGGTVRTLQKEVQTRVRGQLENLLAGLANAHGATYTFDYQEGYPVTYNHEPCVTTAVDTARELVGEDNLIFPVSPILGGEDFGYYSQKIPACFVMVGAGNEEKGIVNMCHHPQFDIDETCMIYGMALLVNLAML comes from the coding sequence ATGAAAGACCTGATTTTTGAACAGTGCCACCGTCATTTTAACGACATCGTTGCCATCCGACGTGATATTCATCAGTACCCTGAATTGGGATTCGATGTCCATCGCACCGCAGGGATTGCTGCTGACGCACTTCAAGCACTCAGTATCCCAGTCAAGACCGGTATCGGTAGGACAGGTGTTGTCGGAGATTTAGAGGTACCCGGAGCATCAAAACGTATCGCGTTGCGAGCGGATATGGATGCTCTCCCAATTCAAGAACTCACCGATGTTCCCTATAAATCTAAGATTGATGGCAAAGCACATCTATGCGGACACGACGCACACACGGCGATGCTTATCGGTACAGCCCGAATCCTTTCAGAACTCCAAAGCAATCTCAAAACACACATCAGATTCGTTTTCCAACCGAGCGAAGAGGCATTACCGGGCGGAGCACCCGCCATGATAGCGGATGGTGCATTAGAAGATGTCGATGAAATCTATGGGATACATGTGTTTCCACTCTATTCTGTTGGAGAATATGCCACGTGTCCCGGTCCAATGCTCGCGCAGTCCGATACCTTTAAGATTACACTAACTGGAAGGGGTGGGCACGCTGCGTTTCCTCACCTTACTGTTGATCCAATTGTGATTGGCACCCAGTTTGTAACAGCACTCCAGTCTATTATTGCGAGAAACGTTAATCCATTGGACTCGGCGGTCGTGAGTGTCACCCAATTTCACGGCGGAGATGCGAATCTGCAAAATGGACTTACAGGTGCAGCACTTAACGTCATTCCTCCGAGTGTACTCATAGGTGGAACGGTGCGCACACTTCAAAAAGAGGTGCAGACACGAGTTCGGGGACAGTTAGAAAACCTTCTCGCGGGATTAGCAAATGCCCATGGCGCAACCTACACTTTTGATTACCAAGAGGGGTATCCGGTAACTTATAATCATGAACCTTGCGTTACTACTGCTGTGGACACGGCGCGAGAATTGGTTGGCGAGGATAATCTTATATTTCCGGTGTCTCCTATACTTGGGGGTGAGGATTTTGGATACTATTCACAGAAAATCCCCGCGTGTTTCGTTATGGTAGGTGCTGGAAATGAAGAGAAGGGTATCGTGAATATGTGCCATCATCCACAGTTCGACATTGACGAAACTTGCATGATCTATGGCATGGCGTTGCTCGTAAATCTCGCGATGCTCTGA